A segment of the Acidobacteriota bacterium genome:
TATTCGACATCCTCGAAGCGCGCGAAGTGATCGAGACACAGACGGTCGCGCTCGCCTGCTCGCGGATTACGCCGCCTCACGTGACGCGGCTGCGGGAGGCGGCCGGGCGCACGGGGAGCTGGCAGGACAATCTCGAATTCCATGTCAGCCTGGCGTCGGCCACGCATAACTACATGCTCGAACGCCTGGTTCGGGAACAGATCGAGTTGCTGCGCGACCTCCACCAGCGGCAGCATTACACGGCCCGAGACCAGAGCATCAAGCTCCTCAAGGAGCACGCGCAGATCGCGGAGGCGGTCATCGCGCGGGATGCGGCGACGGCAAAGAGGTTGATGCGGCGGCATTTGGCGCATACCCGCCGGAGCCTCAGCGACCTGCACGGCGCCGCGTCCCGGCCAAACGGAGACGAGTGACGATCCGCCGCACAGACATCACCATCATCGGCGCTGGTATCGTGGGGCTGTCACTGGCGTGGCACCTTCAGCGGCTCGGCGTCGACCGGGTGGTGGTGCTCGAGCGCGGAAGCGCCGGCGGCCAGTCAACCGGCCTCGCCGCGGGCGGGATCAGGCGGCAGTTCGCCACGCGCATCGAGATCGAGATGACGCTCGCCGGCTGGCAGTTTTACGAAGCTGTCCTCTCCGATCCGAGCTTTCCTGGCAAGTTTGAACCGGCCGGGTACGTCTTTCTGGCCGGCCCTCAGCAAGCCGAGAGCTTGCAGCGCGCGTGGGCCCTCCAGCACGAGCTGGCCTTACCCGTACGATGGCTGGAACGCAGCGATCTGGCAGACCTGTGTCCCTACTGCGACCTGGCGGGGCTCTCGTGCGGAACACTCTGCGCGGACGATGGTTTCATCCGTCCATCGGAGGTCGTGCAGTGGCTCCTGCGCGAGTGTCGGTCGCGAGGGATCCTGATTCGCGAGCACACCCCCGTTGACGCCCTCGAGGTCTCGGCCGGCCGCATCCGGGCAGTTCGGAGCGGCAGCGCGAGGACCTTCTCCGATGTCGTCGTGAACGCGGCAGGAGCCTGGGCAGGCGTCGTCGGAACCATGGCGGGCGTGAACATCCCTGTGGAACCGTCCCCGCGGATAAAGTTGATCGCCGAAGGGAACACCGGGCTACCTGGTGAAACGCCGATGATCGTCGACCTGCCGAGTGGAACCTATCTACGGTCGAATCGCGCGCGCACGACTGTCGGCGTCAAGCCGGAGAAGCGAGTGGTGAGCTTCCGTGTCGAGGCCGACGTCGGGCTGCTGCTTTCGATGCTGCGACGAGCCAGCGCGCGATTCCCCGGATTGCGCCATGCGCAGGTGCGAGGCGTGATTAAAGGATTGTACGAACTGACGCCTGACGGCCTGCCTTTGGCCGGACCTGTTGCGGGTGTAGCCGGCCTCTATGTCGCCGCCGGGTTCAACGGGCACGGCATCATGCATGGACCTGGCGTGACGCGCGCGCTGGCACAGCTCATTGTGACCGGTAGTGCCGAAGCGCTGGATCTCGAAAGACTGCACCCGGATCGTTTCGAACGCCGCGCAGCCGAAGAGCGGGTCAGTTTCCTCTGAGAGGCGGCATCGGCGGTACCTCCGATGGCCTTCGGCGAGGAGATCGCCCTTCCGGTATGACAGCCACCGCACGCCGCGAGCGATTGACGCGGCAACGGCGAGCCGGTACCGTACGAGCCAGGGACACTCTCAATGAATCAGGCGGGCGGCGCGCGGCGGATCGATGTCGGAGTTCTCGGTGCGACCGGAATGGTCGGCCAGCAGTTTCTCGCGCAGCTCACCGCGCACCCGTGGTTCCGCCCGCGATGGCTCGCCGCGAGCGAGCGCTCCGAAGGACGGACGTATCGCGAGGCCGCGTCCTGGCGGCTCGCGGGCGCGCCGCCGCCGGATCTCGCCGACACGCGCATCGAAGCGTGCGTGCCCGGCAAGGGCCCGCTCGTGATGTTTTCCGCGCTCGACGCGAAGGCCGCAGGCGAGATCGAGCCGGCGTTCGCGCGAGCAGGCCACATCGTGATCAGCAACGCCCGCAGCTTCCGCATGGACCCGTCCGTGCCGCTGCTGATCCCCGAGATCAATCCCGACCACCTCGGCTTGCTCCCGCGCCAGCGCCGCGAGCGCGGCTGGCGCGGAGCGATCGTCACCAACCCGAACTGCTCGACGGTCGTGCTCGCCATGGTACTGGCGCCGCTGCGCCAGTTCGGGCTCTCCGCGGTGAACGTGACGACGCTGCAGGCGGTGTCGGGCGCGGGATACCCGGGCGTCCCGTCGCTGGACATCCTGGGCAACGTCATCCCCGCGATCGGCGGAGAAGAAGAGAAGATCGAAAGCGAGACGCAGAAGATTCTCGGCGCGTTCGATGCCGAGGCGGTTGTCCCCCACCCCACCGTCGTCAGCGCGCACACGACGCGGGTGCCGGTCGTCGACGGCCACACCGAGATGATCTCGCTGCGCCTGGATCGAGGCGCGTCTCCGGAGGATGTCCGCGCCGCGCTGGCCTCCTGGCGCGGGCGCCCGCAGGAACTCGGCCTGCCGAGCGCGCCGGCCGAGCCGATCGTGTGCCTCGACGATCCACTTCGCCCGCAGCCGCGGCTCGACGTGATGCGGGGCGGAGGGATGACCGTGTCGGTTGGACGCATTCGTCCCTGCCCGGTGCTCGGGCTGAAGCTGGCGGCCCTCGGCCACAACACGATTCGCGGGGCAGCGGGAGCGGCGGTGCTCAATGCCGAATTGATGCGGGCGGACGGGTGGATCGAGGGGGACTGACCCTTCCTGTGTGCTGTCACGAAAGCAGGCGCGCGCGAAGCGACTCGAGCGCCGGCGGAATCTCCTGTTCCTGTCTCGGCAGATTCAACAGCCGCTCCAACGCTGGAGGAACGGCGACCGGCCGGCCAAGCAGCGGCTCGACGATGTCGTTGAACTTCGCCGGGTGTGCGGTCGCGACCAGGATCCAGTGTTGGTGCGCGCGCCTCCGCGCCAGCATCCGGTACACGTGCGCGGCCGTCGCGCCGTGCGGGCACCAGGCATACCCCAGTGACGCAGCGTCGCCTGCAATCGCCGCCCGAATCTCCTGGTCCGTGACCGAATAGGCGGACACCCGCTCGCGCACCCGATCGTCATCCTCATACAACCAGCGCAGCCGGTGCACGTTGGATGGATTCCCCACGTCCATCGCCGATGCCAGCGTCGGCACGCCCGGCCGCGGGCGCCACGATCCGCCATCCATGTAGTCCGCGATCGTCCGGTTCTCATTGGTCGCCAGGACGATGTCGCCGATCGGAAGTCCAATCTCGCGCGCCCAGATGCCGGCCACAGCGTTGCCGAGATTTCCGGCGGGGATGATGAACCCGGGCTTTCGTCCCTCGCGCCGCCAGATCTGCAGGGCGGCCGCCGCGTAGTAGGACATCTGCGGCAGCAGCCGTCCCAGGTTGATGCTGTTGGCCGATGAGAGCGCATGGCTGCGCGCCAGCTCCGGATCGCGGAACGCCTCGTTGACGACGCGGTGGCAATCGTCGAAGCTCCCGGACACGGCAAACGTCCGCACGTTGTCGCCCCAACAGGCCAGCTGCTGCGCCTGGCGATCGGACACGCGCCCCTTCGGGTACAGCAACGCGATCTCGACCCACGGCCGCTTGTAAAACGCGGCGGCCACCGCTCCGCCCGTGTCTCCGGAGGTCGCGACCAGGATGGTCAGGCGCTGCGCGGATCCGCGCCGGGATCGCGGCGTAACGCGCTCCAGGCTTGCGGCGAGGAAACGCGCGCCGAAATCCTTGAACGCGCACGTGGGGCCGTGAAACAGCTCCAGGACGCTCGCAGGCCCCGGCGCCCGATCGAGCGCCACCAGCGGCGCGGGGAAATTCAAGGCCTCGCGGCAGATCGCCGCCAGCTCCGGCTCGAGCGCGCTGCCCGCCACAAAGGGGGCCAGCAGACGCTCGGCAATGCCCGGAAGAGACTCCAGTCCGTCGAAGTCAGAAACGGTGAGCGCCGGCAGTTGCGTCGGGACGTACAGGCCGCCGTCCGGCGCGATGCCCTTGATGATGGCCTCGCTCAGATCGCTGGCCGAGACCGCGGCGCTTCCGGTACTGGTGAACTTCATGACTGTTTTATGACGTGGGCTCCCGGCGTATCGATCGGCGAGATCCACGAGTCGCTTTCGAGGCCGACCGACCGGAACGCGCCGGCCATGGCCGCGCGCACGGCGTCCGCCCGGGACTGCTCGCACCAGGCGAACACCGACGGGCCCGCGCCGGATATGGAGCACCCGAGCGCGTCGGCTCGAAGCGCGGCGGCCTTGACCTTCTCGAACCCGGGAATGAGCTGCTTGCGCTGCGGCTCGATGAGCACGTCCTCGAACGAGCCGCGGATCAGCGGCAGGTCGGCGGTGAAACAGCCCGCGAGAAACCCGGCGAGGTTGGCCTGCTGCCAGACGACATCGGAGAGGCTGACCGTGCGGCTGAGGATCTCCCGCGCTTCACGCGTCGACAGCTCGAGGTGCGGGTGTACGACGACCGAGCGCAGGGCCGCGGGCACGGGGATCTGCTTCACGATCGGCTGCTCGATCCCGACGGTGAGCACGAGCCCGCCGTAGAGCGACGGCGCGATGTTGTCCACGTGGGCCGTGCCGCTCGCCGCCGCCTCTCCGGCGATCGCGAACTTGAGCAACTGGAGCTTGTCGAACGGCGCTGGAAGCAGCGCGTTGGCCGCCACCACGGCGGCCACGGCGGAGGCGGCCGAGCCGCCAAGGCCGGAGCGCATCGGGATCCCCTTTTCGATCGTCAGCTCGAATGCGTGGCCACCGCCGAGCGCTTCGGCCAGCGCCGCCACGGCCACCGCCGCCGTGTTGCGCTCGGGGTCGTACGGCAGGTCCGCCGCGATGCCGGAAATGCCCGCGATGCGCACGCCGCGCCCGGCGATCCGCTCGGCTCTGACGCGATCGCCAATCGAGGACAGGCTGTGGCCGAGGACATCGAAGCCGACGGCGACGTTGCCGACGCTGGCGGGCGCGAATGCAACGGCCGCTGTCTGCATCAGAGGGGGCTCCGCCGTTCGTGGCCGAAGGGCGAACCTATGACACCCTCGACGAGAAGTCTCGTTTGACGTAGCGGAACGGGGTCATTATACTTCGTCAAGTCATGACGCTCACGTGCACGCGCACCCAGACTCGAAAGCGGATTAAGCGGGCCAGCAGGCCGCGGTGGTGCATGCGCGCGTAACGTCCTCGAACAATTGGAGCGATACTGGACGCCGGCCTGCACCACAGGCCGGCGTTTTTTTTTGCGGGAGTGGCAATGGAGGAGAACGGTCGGGTGGTCATCATGAAGTTCGGCGGCACCTCCGTGGCGGACGCGGAAGCCATCGCGCGCGTCGTCCGGCACGTGATGGCGCGGGCCGGCCGGCATTCGTCGAACGCGCAGCCCGTCGTCGTCGTCTCGGCGCTGGCCGGCGTCACCGACCGGCTGCTCGCGCTCGCCACCGCGGCCGAGCAGGCGGACGCGCAGGCGCTGCGCGCGGGCGTCGAGGCGCTGCGGGCGCGTCATCTGCAGGTCGCGGCGGAGGTGGCGCCGAAGCCGATCGCCGATCTGGCGACCGCGATCGACGCGGAATTCGCGGCGATCGGCGCGCTCCTCGACACCGCGGCCGCCGCGCGTCACGCCTCGCCGGCGGTCGTCGACGCCGTCGCGGGAATCGGCGAGCTGCTCAGCAGCCGGATCGTCCACGCGGCGCTGGCCCGCGCGGGCGCGCCCGCCGCGTGGGTCGATGCGCGGCGCGTCATCGTGACCGACGACCACTTCACGGCGGCGATCCCGCTGGTGGCGGACACGGAAACCGCCATCGCGCGCGAGATCCGTCCCCTGCTCGCCGCCGGGCAGATGCCGGTCGTCGGCGGCTATATTGCGGCCACGCGCGACGGCATCCCGACCACGCTCGGGCGCGGCGGGTCGGACTACTCCGCGGCTCTCCTCGGCGCGGGGTTGGACGCGTGCGAGATCCAGATCTGGACGGACGTCGACGGCATGATGACCACGGATCCCCGCATGGTCTCCGGTGCGCGCGTCGTCTCGCAGCTCTCGTTCGGGGAAGCGTCCGCGCTGGCGCACTTCGGCGCGAAGGTGCTGCATCCCGGCACGATCCTGCCGGCGGTCGCCAAAGGCATCCCGGTGAGGATCCTCAACAGCCGGCGCTTCGACGGGCGCGGCACCGAGATCGCGAGCGTCGCGTCGGGGGGCAGCAACGTCGCCGCCATCGCGTGCAAGCGCCGCGTCACGCTGGTCAACTTCACCTCCACGCGCGCGTTGATGGTCTGGGGCTTCCTGCGGCGGGTGTTCGAGGCCTTCGAGCGCCATCGGACGCCGGTGGACCTGCTGGCCATGTCGGAAGCCGGCGTGTCGGTCGTCATCGATGACGACCGGCGTCTCGAGGCCATCGTCCAGGGCCTGGCGGATATCGCCGTCGCGCACGTCGAGCGCGCAATGGCGATAGTCTGTGTGGTCGGCGATGGTCTGCGTGAAGAGCCGCGGCTGGCGGAACGCATGATGGGAGCGCTCGACCGGTTCCAGGTGTGGATGGTCTCGCAGACCGCGTCGCAGCGCAGCCTCGCGGTGGTCCTCCGGGATACCGACGCGGCCGCGGCGACCTCGCGGCTGCACACCGAGTTCTTCGGGGCCAGGGGACCTGAAGAGCCGCTGCGTCATTCGAGGGCCGCGGACACCGCCGCCCGGGCGGTGCGCGGTCCGGTCCGCGAGATCAGGCCGTGAGCGTCCCGCTGCTGCTGATCGGGCACGGGCGCATGGGACGCCAGGTCGAGGCGCTCTGCGGCGAGTTCGGCATGCACGTGGCGGGCGTCGTGACCCACGCGTCGGCGGACCATCCCGAGCGCTGGCCCGCCGCGGATCTGGCCATCGATTTTTCCCGTGCCGAGGCCGTGCCGGTGAATCTGCCGCGGCTCGCGGCGCGCGGCACCAGCGTCGCGATCGGCACGACGGGCTGGCAGGATCATGAAGCCGCTCTGCGCGCCGAGGCGGAGCGCCATGGCATCGGCGTCGTGTCCGCCTCGAACTTCGCGCTGGGCGTGAACCTGTTCCTCGTGCTGGCAGAACGGGCCGCAGAGCTGTTCGCTGCCCATCCGGGCTTTGGCGCCTGGATTCACGAGCAGCATCACGCCGCCAAGCGGGATGCTCCATCGGGAACGGCGCTCGCCATCGAGCGCACCCTCCGGCGTTCGGGCTACGCGCACCGAATCGATGTGGCATCCACCCGGGCGGGAGAAATGCCCGGCGCGCACACGCTGGGCTTCGATGCGGCCTCGGAGACGATCACCCTGACGCACACCGCGCGCGACCGCGCGGCGTTCGCCCGCGGCGCGCTCGCCGCCGCCGCCTGGCTGCGCGGGCGCCGCGGCTGGTTCGGCATGAAAGACGTCCTCGGCGTTCAGCAGCAACAGGAGCAGCGATGACGCGAAGCACTTGGACCGGATGCGGGACCGCGCTCGTGACGCCCTTCAGGCAGGACGGAACGCTCGACGAGCCGGCGATTCGACGGCTCGCGCGCCGCCAGGTGGACGCGGGCATACACTTCCTCGTCCCGTGCGGGACAACCGGTGAAAGCCCGACGCTCTCTGAAGACGAGCGCGTGCGGATCGTCGAGATTGTCGTCGACGAAGTGGCCGGCCGGGTGCCGATCCTGGCCGGGGCGGGTGGATACGATACGCGGGAAGTCATCCACACGGCCCGCCGGATGAAGCAGGCCGGCGCCTCAGGCATCCTTTCGGTCACCCCCTACTACAACAAACCCACTCCCGAAGGCCTCGTGCAACACTACAGCGCGATTGCCGGCGAGGCCGGCCTTCCGATCGTCGTGTACAACGTCCCCGGACGCACCGGCTGCAACGTCGACGCGGCCACGCTGCTGAAGCTGAGCGCGATCCCGGGCATCGTCGGGGTCAAGGAGGCGTCGGGCCAGATCGCCCAGATCTGCGAGGTCTGCCACGCCGTGCCGCGAGACTTCATCGTCTTGTCGGGCGACGATGCGCTGACCCTGCCGGTGATGGCGGTGGGCGGGCGCGGGGTGATCTCGGTGGCGTCGAACGAAGTGCCCGCCGCGATGGTGCGGCTGGTCGAACTGGCCGAGCAGAATGACTTCGCCGCCGCGCGGGGGATTCACGCGCGGCTGCTGCCTTTGATGACGGCGAACTTCGTGGAGTCCAATCCCATCCCGGTGAAGGCGGCGATGGCGGCGATGGGACTCATCGAGGAAGTCTACCGCCTCCCGATGGTGCCGCCACGCGCCGAATCCCGCCGCCGCATTCTCGACGCGCTGACGCTCGTCTCCGCCAGCGAGCCGGCGGGAGCGCCCGCGCGATGACCACCGTGCTGAGGGATGAAATCGACCGGCTCACGCTGGCTTCCGAGACCGAGCCGCTCGATCCGGCACGCCTGAAAGAGACGGTCGCGCGGCTTCGCGCGGCGCTGTCGGCCGGCGAGGTTCGCGCAGCCGAGCCTGATGCCGACGCCCCGGCGGGCTGGCGCGCGAACGAGTGGGTGAAGCGCGGCATCCTCCTCGCGTTCCGCGCCGGCGAGCTGGTCGATGTGTCGGCCGACCATGGGCGCTGGCCGTTCTTCGACAAGGACACGCTGCCGCTGAAGCCGTTGACGCTGGCGTCCGGCGTGCGGGTCGTGCCCGGAGGATCGAGCGTCCGCGACGGCGCCTACCTCGGACGACGGGTGATCTGCATGCCGCCGATGTACATCAACATCGGCGCGTATGTCGGAGACGAGACGCTGGTGGACTCGCACGCGCTGGTCGGATCGTGCGCGCAGATCGGGCGCCGCGTGCACCTGAGCGCGGGAGCGCAGATCGGCGGCGTGCTCGAACCGGTCGGGGCGCTGCCGGTCATCGTCGAGGACGAGGTGCTGGTCGGCGGCAACTGCGGCGTCTACGAGGGTGCGGTGATCAAGCGCCGCGCGGTACTTGCCGCCGGAACGGTCCTGACGGGGTCCACGCCGGTCTACGACCTGGTCAACGATCGGATCGTCCGGGGGACGCGCGGCGAGCCGCTCGTGATCCCGGAGGGAGCCGTCGTGGTGTCGGGCACGCGGCCGATCGCCTCCGGGCGCGGCGCGGAGTTGGGGCTGTCGATCTCCGCCGCGATCATCGTCAAGTACCGGGACGACCGCACCGACGCGAGGACGGCGGTCGAGCAGGCGCTTCGGTGAACGTCGTCTCGTTCGCGCGGGCGCTGATCGACATCGACTCGACGACGGGATGCGAGGCGGCGGCCGGCGCGTGGCTGGCGGCGGAACTGGAGGCGCTCGGCTACCGCGTCGCCCGGCAGCCGGTGGGCGACGGCCGGTACAACGTGCTCGCGACGCTCGACGCGCCCTGCGTCGTGTTCTCGACCCACTACGACTGCGTTCCGCCGTTCTTCCCGAGCCGGCTGTCGGACGGCCGCCTGTATGGGCGCGGCGCGTGCGACGCGAAAGGGATCCTGGCCGCGCAGGTCGCGGCCGCCGAGCGGTTGCGCGCCCAGGGGGAGCGCCGGGCGGGACTGCTGTTCGTGGTCGGGGAAGAGCGCGGAAGCGACGGCGCCGCGGTGGCGAACGCGGCCGCATGCGATTCGCGGTACCTGATCAACGGCGAGCCGACCGACAGCCGGGTGGCGTCCGCCACGCGCGGCGTTCTTCGCGTGCGGCTGCGCGCCAGCGGGCGCGCCGCGCACTCCGCCGCGCCCGAAGCGGGGATCTCGGCGATCGAGAAATTGATCGACGCGCTCGTCCGCCTGCGCGCGCTGCCTCTTCCCGCCGATCCGGAGCTTGGCGCGACGTCATATTCGATCGGCCTCATCGAGGGGGGCGTGGCGCCGAACGTCATCCCGCCGCACGCCTCCGCCGAGGTGATGTTTCGAACGGTTGGCGATCACGAGGCAGTGCTGGCGGCCCTGCGCCCGATATCGGACCTGGTGGCGGTGAGTGAAGTGCTGACCGTGCCCGCGGTCAGGTTTCGGGTGCCCGCGGGCCTCGACGTCGACGCCGCGGTCTTTCCGTTCACGACGGATGTGCCGTTCCTGGATCGCTGGGGAACGCCGCTGCTCTTCGGGCCGGGATCGTTCCTGGTGGCGCACACCGCAGACGAGCACGTGGCGATCGCGGAGCTCGAGGCGGGTGTTGACGTCTACGAGCGGCTGGCGCGATGGTGCCTCGCGAAGCTGGGCTGAGGTTCGCCCCCGCACGCTCACGCGCCCGCGCTCCCGAAGCGCTCGCGCAACACGGATTTCTGCATCTTCCCCGTGGACGTCTTCGGGATCTCCGTGACGATCTCGAACGCGTCGGGCAGGGCCCAGGACACGAAGTGCGGCGCGAGGAACGCGCGCAGCTCCTCCGGCGTCGCGCTCGCGCCGGGCCGGAACACGACGACGGCAAGCGGGCGCTCCCCCCATTTCGCGTCGGGCATCGCGATCACCGCCGCCTCGGCGACCGCCGGATGCCCGGCGAGCGCGTTCTCGATCGCCAGCGAGCTGATCCACTCCCCTCCCGACTTGATGACGTCCTTGATGCGGTCGCGGATCTCGACCGTGCCGCGCGGGCCAATCGTCACCAGGTCACCGGTCCGGAACCAGCCGTCAGCGGTGAAGCGATCGGTCGAGTCGTCGCCGTAGTACGCGCTCGCCACCCAGGGCCCGCGCACCTCCAGCTCGCCCATCGTCTTTCCGTCCCACGGCACGTCCGAGTCCGCAACGCGCGCGCGAATCTCCACGAACGGAGCGGGCTGCCCCTGCGTGCAGCGATAGCGGTACCGCTCTTCGATCGGGGCGCTCGCCAGATCTGACGGCAGCTCGGCGACGGTGCCGAGCGGCGTCGTCTCCGTCATGCCCCACGCGTGGAGCACGCGCAGGTGGTGCCGCTCCTGGAATCCGCGCAGGATCGCCGGCGGGACCGCGGCGCCCCCCACGAGCATGGTGCGCATGCTCGAGAGGTCGTAGACCCCGGGCTTCGCATCGAGCGCCTGCAGGATGCCCGCCCAGATCGACGGCACGCCCGCCGTCACGGTGACCCGCTCGGCCGACATCAGCTCGAGCAGGCTCGTGGGATCGAGATAAGGACCGGGAAACACCTGCGCCGCGCCCGCCATCGCGGCGGTGAACGGCAGCCCCCACGCGTTGACGTGAAACATCGGGACGACGGGGAGCGCGACGTCGTCTTCGCGAAGGCCCATCGCGCAGCTCAACCCGGAAGCGAGCGAGTGGAGCACGATCGCGCGGTGCGAATACAGCACTCCCTTGGGCCGCCCCGTCGTGCCGCTCGTGTAGCACATGGCGGCGGCCTCCCGTTCGTCAATCTCGGGCTCGGTGAACGCGGCGCTGCCCGTGTCGAGCAGCGATTCGTAATCGAGCATGCCCGCCGGCGCCGGCTGGCCGTCCCCCATTACGATCAGCTTGGCGTCGGGCACGGCGGAACGAAAGCGCTCGAGGAGCGGGAGCAGCGTGGCGTCCACGAGGATGGCGCGATCCCCCGCGTGCGTCGCGATGTAGCCGAGATCGTCTGGATGCAGCCGGAGGTTCAACGTGTGCAGCACCGCTCCGGCGAGCGGGATTCCGAAATACGCTTCGAGGTGGCGGGAGTGGCTCCACGCGAGGGTTGCGACGCGATCTCCCGGGCGGATGCCGAGCGCCCGGAGCGCCGCCGCGAGCCGCCGGGCCCGCGACCCGATCTCCGCGTAGGTGGAGCGGTGGATCGACTTGTCCGCCCGCCGGCTGACGACAGGCTTGTGCGGAAAGAGTGTTTCGGCACGCCGGAGAATGGCTGACAGCGTGAGCGGGAAGTCCATCATCAGACCGTGCATGGCGCTCTCCTACGGAGGGAGATTCTACCGGCAGACGGCTTGCCGCCGTATGGCGAATCTGGTCTAATGCGCTCACCCAGCGGCCGGTCCTCTTCATGGAGGCGTACACGTGCTCATCAGGCGCAGCTTCGGATTGACGCTCCTGCCCATCATCGTGGCGCTCGCTGCCACCACGCTGTCCGCGGCCGCACAGAGCCGCGCGACGACCGCGGATCTCAGCGGCATCGTGCTCGATCAATCGAAAGCGGTCCTGCCCGGCGCGACGGTGGTCGTCACCAACATCGCGACGGGGGTCGAACGCACGACGGAAACGGGGGGGGACGGCCGCTTCATCGTGCCCGCCCTCCCGCCCGGCTCCTACTCGATCCGCGTCAGCCTGCAGGGTTTTGCCACGCAGGCCATGCCGCGCCTCGATCTGGCGCTCGGCCAGGAAGCGGAGGTGAGCTTCGTGCTGTCGATTGCCGGCGCGG
Coding sequences within it:
- a CDS encoding FAD-binding oxidoreductase; the protein is MTIRRTDITIIGAGIVGLSLAWHLQRLGVDRVVVLERGSAGGQSTGLAAGGIRRQFATRIEIEMTLAGWQFYEAVLSDPSFPGKFEPAGYVFLAGPQQAESLQRAWALQHELALPVRWLERSDLADLCPYCDLAGLSCGTLCADDGFIRPSEVVQWLLRECRSRGILIREHTPVDALEVSAGRIRAVRSGSARTFSDVVVNAAGAWAGVVGTMAGVNIPVEPSPRIKLIAEGNTGLPGETPMIVDLPSGTYLRSNRARTTVGVKPEKRVVSFRVEADVGLLLSMLRRASARFPGLRHAQVRGVIKGLYELTPDGLPLAGPVAGVAGLYVAAGFNGHGIMHGPGVTRALAQLIVTGSAEALDLERLHPDRFERRAAEERVSFL
- the asd gene encoding aspartate-semialdehyde dehydrogenase; the encoded protein is MNQAGGARRIDVGVLGATGMVGQQFLAQLTAHPWFRPRWLAASERSEGRTYREAASWRLAGAPPPDLADTRIEACVPGKGPLVMFSALDAKAAGEIEPAFARAGHIVISNARSFRMDPSVPLLIPEINPDHLGLLPRQRRERGWRGAIVTNPNCSTVVLAMVLAPLRQFGLSAVNVTTLQAVSGAGYPGVPSLDILGNVIPAIGGEEEKIESETQKILGAFDAEAVVPHPTVVSAHTTRVPVVDGHTEMISLRLDRGASPEDVRAALASWRGRPQELGLPSAPAEPIVCLDDPLRPQPRLDVMRGGGMTVSVGRIRPCPVLGLKLAALGHNTIRGAAGAAVLNAELMRADGWIEGD
- the thrC gene encoding threonine synthase gives rise to the protein MKFTSTGSAAVSASDLSEAIIKGIAPDGGLYVPTQLPALTVSDFDGLESLPGIAERLLAPFVAGSALEPELAAICREALNFPAPLVALDRAPGPASVLELFHGPTCAFKDFGARFLAASLERVTPRSRRGSAQRLTILVATSGDTGGAVAAAFYKRPWVEIALLYPKGRVSDRQAQQLACWGDNVRTFAVSGSFDDCHRVVNEAFRDPELARSHALSSANSINLGRLLPQMSYYAAAALQIWRREGRKPGFIIPAGNLGNAVAGIWAREIGLPIGDIVLATNENRTIADYMDGGSWRPRPGVPTLASAMDVGNPSNVHRLRWLYEDDDRVRERVSAYSVTDQEIRAAIAGDAASLGYAWCPHGATAAHVYRMLARRRAHQHWILVATAHPAKFNDIVEPLLGRPVAVPPALERLLNLPRQEQEIPPALESLRARLLS
- a CDS encoding homoserine kinase — encoded protein: MQTAAVAFAPASVGNVAVGFDVLGHSLSSIGDRVRAERIAGRGVRIAGISGIAADLPYDPERNTAAVAVAALAEALGGGHAFELTIEKGIPMRSGLGGSAASAVAAVVAANALLPAPFDKLQLLKFAIAGEAAASGTAHVDNIAPSLYGGLVLTVGIEQPIVKQIPVPAALRSVVVHPHLELSTREAREILSRTVSLSDVVWQQANLAGFLAGCFTADLPLIRGSFEDVLIEPQRKQLIPGFEKVKAAALRADALGCSISGAGPSVFAWCEQSRADAVRAAMAGAFRSVGLESDSWISPIDTPGAHVIKQS
- a CDS encoding aspartate kinase, translating into MEENGRVVIMKFGGTSVADAEAIARVVRHVMARAGRHSSNAQPVVVVSALAGVTDRLLALATAAEQADAQALRAGVEALRARHLQVAAEVAPKPIADLATAIDAEFAAIGALLDTAAAARHASPAVVDAVAGIGELLSSRIVHAALARAGAPAAWVDARRVIVTDDHFTAAIPLVADTETAIAREIRPLLAAGQMPVVGGYIAATRDGIPTTLGRGGSDYSAALLGAGLDACEIQIWTDVDGMMTTDPRMVSGARVVSQLSFGEASALAHFGAKVLHPGTILPAVAKGIPVRILNSRRFDGRGTEIASVASGGSNVAAIACKRRVTLVNFTSTRALMVWGFLRRVFEAFERHRTPVDLLAMSEAGVSVVIDDDRRLEAIVQGLADIAVAHVERAMAIVCVVGDGLREEPRLAERMMGALDRFQVWMVSQTASQRSLAVVLRDTDAAAATSRLHTEFFGARGPEEPLRHSRAADTAARAVRGPVREIRP
- a CDS encoding dihydrodipicolinate reductase, which encodes MSVPLLLIGHGRMGRQVEALCGEFGMHVAGVVTHASADHPERWPAADLAIDFSRAEAVPVNLPRLAARGTSVAIGTTGWQDHEAALRAEAERHGIGVVSASNFALGVNLFLVLAERAAELFAAHPGFGAWIHEQHHAAKRDAPSGTALAIERTLRRSGYAHRIDVASTRAGEMPGAHTLGFDAASETITLTHTARDRAAFARGALAAAAWLRGRRGWFGMKDVLGVQQQQEQR
- a CDS encoding 4-hydroxy-tetrahydrodipicolinate synthase, giving the protein MTRSTWTGCGTALVTPFRQDGTLDEPAIRRLARRQVDAGIHFLVPCGTTGESPTLSEDERVRIVEIVVDEVAGRVPILAGAGGYDTREVIHTARRMKQAGASGILSVTPYYNKPTPEGLVQHYSAIAGEAGLPIVVYNVPGRTGCNVDAATLLKLSAIPGIVGVKEASGQIAQICEVCHAVPRDFIVLSGDDALTLPVMAVGGRGVISVASNEVPAAMVRLVELAEQNDFAAARGIHARLLPLMTANFVESNPIPVKAAMAAMGLIEEVYRLPMVPPRAESRRRILDALTLVSASEPAGAPAR
- a CDS encoding 2,3,4,5-tetrahydropyridine-2,6-dicarboxylate N-succinyltransferase, with the protein product MTTVLRDEIDRLTLASETEPLDPARLKETVARLRAALSAGEVRAAEPDADAPAGWRANEWVKRGILLAFRAGELVDVSADHGRWPFFDKDTLPLKPLTLASGVRVVPGGSSVRDGAYLGRRVICMPPMYINIGAYVGDETLVDSHALVGSCAQIGRRVHLSAGAQIGGVLEPVGALPVIVEDEVLVGGNCGVYEGAVIKRRAVLAAGTVLTGSTPVYDLVNDRIVRGTRGEPLVIPEGAVVVSGTRPIASGRGAELGLSISAAIIVKYRDDRTDARTAVEQALR
- a CDS encoding M20/M25/M40 family metallo-hydrolase → MNVVSFARALIDIDSTTGCEAAAGAWLAAELEALGYRVARQPVGDGRYNVLATLDAPCVVFSTHYDCVPPFFPSRLSDGRLYGRGACDAKGILAAQVAAAERLRAQGERRAGLLFVVGEERGSDGAAVANAAACDSRYLINGEPTDSRVASATRGVLRVRLRASGRAAHSAAPEAGISAIEKLIDALVRLRALPLPADPELGATSYSIGLIEGGVAPNVIPPHASAEVMFRTVGDHEAVLAALRPISDLVAVSEVLTVPAVRFRVPAGLDVDAAVFPFTTDVPFLDRWGTPLLFGPGSFLVAHTADEHVAIAELEAGVDVYERLARWCLAKLG